One window of the Canis aureus isolate CA01 chromosome 1, VMU_Caureus_v.1.0, whole genome shotgun sequence genome contains the following:
- the KCNJ14 gene encoding ATP-sensitive inward rectifier potassium channel 14 — protein MGLARALRRLSGALEPGEGRAGDEEEAGPGLCRNGWAPSQAGRRRGRFVKKDGHCNVRFVNLGGQGARYLSDLFTTCVDVRWRWMCLLFSCSFLASWLLFGLAFWLIASLHGDLAAPPPPAPCFSHVASFLAAFLFALETQTSIGYGVRSVTEECPAAVAAVVLQCIAGCVLDAFVVGAVMAKMAKPKKRNETLVFSENAVVALRDRRLCLMWRVGNLRRSHLVEAHVRAQLLQPRVTPEGEYIPLDHQDVDVGFDGGTDRIFLVSPITIVHEIDSASPLYELGRAELARADFELVVILEGMVEATAMTTQCRSSYLPGELLWGHRFEPVLFQRGSQYEVDYRHFHRTYEVPGTPVCSAKELDEQAERASHSPKSSFPGSLAAFCYENELALSCCQEEDEEEEAKEGEGVEAEDGIASPQVLTPTLALTLPP, from the exons ATGGGCCTGGCCAGGGCCCTGCGCCGCCTTAGCGGCGCCCTGGAGCCAGGGGAGGGCCGCGCCGGCGACGAGGAGGAGGCCGGGCCGGGGCTGTGCCGCAACGGGTGGGCGCCGTCGCAGGCCGGGCGGCGCCGCGGGCGCTTCGTCAAGAAGGACGGGCACTGCAACGTGCGCTTCGTGAACCTGGGCGGCCAGGGCGCGCGCTACCTGAGCGACCTGTTCACCACGTGCGTGGACGTGCGCTGGCGCTGGATGTGCCTGCtcttctcctgctccttcctcGCCTCCTGGCTGCTCTTCGGCCTGGCCTTCTGGCTCATCGCCTCGCTGCACGGCGACCtggccgccccgccgccgcccgcgccctgCTTTTCCCACGTGGCCAGCTTCCTGGCCGCCTTCCTCTTCGCGCTCGAGACGCAGACGTCCATCGGCTACGGCGTGCGCAGCGTCACCGAGGAGTGCCCGGCCGCCGTGGCCGCCGTGGTGCTGCAGTGCATTGCTGGCTGCGTGCTCGACGCCTTCGTCGTGGGCGCCGTCATGGCCAAGATGGCCAAACCCAAGAAGCGCAACGAGACGCTTGTGTTCAGCGAGAACGCCGTCGTGGCGCTGCGCGACCGCCGCCTCTGCCTCATGTGGCGCGTCGGCAACCTCCGCCGCAGCCACCTGGTCGAGGCCCACGTGCGGGCCCAGCTGCTGCAG CCTCGTGTCACCCCAGAGGGTGAGTATATACCACTGGATCACCAGGATGTGGACGTGGGCTTTGATGGTGGCACTGATCGAATCTTCCTTGTGTCTCCCATCACCATCGTGCATGAGATCGACTCTGCCAGTCCTCTGTATGAACTAGGACGTGCCGAGCTGGCCCGGGCTGACTTTGAGCTGGTGGTCATTCTTGAGGGCATGGTTGAGGCCACGGCCATGACCACACAGTGTCGCTCCTCCTACCTCCCTGGTGAGCTGCTCTGGGGCCATCGTTTTGAGCCAGTCCTCTTCCAGCGTGGCTCCCAGTACGAGGTTGACTATCGCCACTTCCACCGCACTTACGAGGTCCCAGGGACACCAGTCTGCAGCGCCAAGGAATTGGATGAACAGGCAGAGCGGGCTTCCCACAGCCCCAAGTCAAGTTTCCCCGGTTCTCTGGCTGCATTTTGTTATGAGAACGAACTTGCACTGAGCTGCTGCCAGGaagaagatgaggaagaggaggccaaggagggggagggagtggaGGCGGAAGATGGGATTGCTAGCCCCCAAGTACTCACACCAACCCTGGCACTGACCCTGCCCCCATGA